The genomic DNA TCGATGTAGACGCGCAGCATGAGGTCTTTGTCGCTGACCACCGCGTGGCGGTCGTTGTGCGTCTGGAAGGCGTGGGTCGCGTCGAAGTTGCCGATCATCCCGCCGCCGACGTCCACGCCGAACATCTTGAAGTCCACCGTGATCGTCGAGTTCGGGGCCCAGAACGCCTCGGGGCGGTACCGGACCACCTTGTCCGAGAGCCAGTAGAAGCGGCCCTTCTGCCCCGAGGAGGACGTGATCGTGATGGCCTTCTCGACGTCCTTCTTGTTCGTCACCGGCTCGGAGAACGTGATCTGGACGGGCTGCGCGATGCCCACGGTCGAGCCCTTCGGCGGGTACGCGAAGGCGTCCATCTGGTTCGGCGGGGTCGTCGTCGAGAACGTCGAGGTGGCGCCCTCGGACTCGCTCGCGCCAGCGTAGGCGACCGTGTACTGCTCGTCGAACGCGAGGCGCTCGGCGCTCTTCCACGAGGAGCCGTCCGCCGCGAGCGCGCCCTTGACGGCCTTGCCTGCGGCGTTCTTCACGGTGACGGCCGTGAGGCGGCCCTGGGAGGCGGTCACGGTGACGCCGTCGACCGGGTTGACCTCAGTGGAGCCGTCGGCGGGCGTCACCGTCGCCTTGAGCGCGGCGGCCGTGCCGCTCGTGGAGGGGCTCGCGGCGGGCGTCGAGGCCCGCGGGGACGCGTCGTCGCCCTTTCCCGCGCAGGAGGCCAGGAACAGCGCGGACGCGCTGGCCACTCCGGCGACGACGACGCGCCGCGGAACAGGGGCGCCGCTGCGAGAGCCGGCTGCAGCGCGGCCCGGGAACGAGTCGGGGGAACGGAAGAGTGCCATTCGGCCATTCTAGGCCCCGGACCGTGACGCGGACCCCATGGAGCGGGGCCCGCGCCTGTCCGGCGCGGGCCGCCTCAGTAGCGGTAGTGGTCCGGCTTGTACGGGCCGGCCGCGTCCACGCCGATGTACGCCGCCTGCGCCTTGGAGAGCTCGGTCAGGCGCACGCCCAGGGCGTCGAGGTGAAGCCGGGCGACCTTCTCGTCGAGGATCTTCGGCAGCACGTAGACCTGATTCGCGTACTCCGGCGAGCCGCCCGCCGTGGTGCGGCCGTGCTTCGTGAAGAGCTCGATCTGCGCGATGGTCTGGTTGGCGAAGGAGTTCGACATGACGAACGAGGGGTGGCCCGTGGCGTTGCCGAGATTGAGGAGACGGCCCTCGGAGAGGACGATGATGCTCCGCTCGTTGTCCGTCCCCTCCCCGAGCACCCACTCGTGGACCTGGGGCTTGATCTCGACCTTCCGCACGCCCTCGGTCTTGGCGAGCGAGGCCATGTCGATCTCGTTGTCGAAGTGCCCCACGTTGCCGACGATGGCCTTGTTCTTCATCCGCAGCATGTGCTCGGCGCGGATGACGTCCTTGTTGCCCGTGGTCGTGATGAAGATGTCCGCGTCCTCGACGACGTCTTCGAGCCGCGCCACCTGATACCCGTCCATGACGGCCTGGAGCGCGCAGATCGGGTCCACCTCGGAGACGATCACGCGCGCGCCCTGGCCGCGCAGGGCCTCGGCGGCGCCCTTGCCGACGTCGCCGTAGCCCGCCACGAAGGCGACCTTGCCGCCGATGAGGACGTCCGTGGCCCGGTTGAGCCCGTCCGGCAGCGAGTGGCGGATGCCGTACTTGTTGTCGAACTTGGACTTCGTCACCGAGTCGTTGACGTTGATCGCGGGGAAGAGCAGCTTGCCCTCCTCGGCGAGCTGGTAGAGGCGGTGCACGCCCGTCGTCGTCTCCTCCGTGACGCCCTGGATGCGCTCGGCGAGGCGCGTGAAGCGCTGGGGGTTCTCCGCGAGGGACTCGCGGAGGGCCGCGAGGATGACCGTGTACTCGTAGGAGTAGTCCTCGTCCCCCTCCTCCGGGTCCGCGGGCACGGTGCCGGCGGCCTCGAACTCGACGCCCTTGTGGACGAGGAGGGTCGCGTCGCCTCCGTCGTCGAGGATCATGTTGGGGCCCGCGTCCGGGTTCTCGTCGGCGCCCGGCCAGGTCAGGATCTGCCGGGTGGCCCACCAGTACTCGGGCAGGGTCTCGTTCTTCCACGCGAAGACCGGCACGCCCTCGGGGCGCTCCGGGGTTCCCTGGCCGACGACGACGGCTGCCGCCGCCTCGTCCTGGGTGGAGAAGATGTTGCAGCTCGCCCAGCGGACCTCCGCGCCGAGGGCCGTGAGCGTCTCGATGAGGACGGCAGTCTGGACGGTCATGTGGAGGGAGCCCGCGATGCGCGCGCCGCGGAGGGGCTGCTCCTCCGCGTACTCCTCCCGCAGTGCCATGAGGCCGGGCATCTCGTGCTCGGCGAGTCGGATCTGGTGCCGTCCCGCCTCGGCGAGGCTGAGGTCGGCGACCTTGTAATCGTTCGGTTCGAGCATGATTCCTCCGGTGTTCTCCCCCGGGGGTCCGGGGGTTGGGGCGGTGGTGTGGTGCTGCGGCGCGGGGGTCCGGCCTGTCAGCGGCGGAAGGGCCTCACGGTGTCGTCGTCGGCGGCGCTCGCCTGGGGGCGGCTCAGCGGGGTCCGCCACGAGCGCTGGCGGACGGGTGCGGCCTCGAGCGGCTCCTCCTCGGGCTCGGCCACGGCGTCGACGACGGCGCTCAGGCCGTCCGGGTCGACGTCGGGGGCGGGGAGGGCCAGGCGCACGATCTCCCACCCCCGAGGGGCGGTGAGCCGGTCTGAGTGCGTGAGGCACAGGTCGTACGTGTGCGGCTCCGCCTGGAGCGAGAGCGGCCCGAGCACGGCGGTCTGGTCCGCATGGCTGTACGTCAGCGTGGACACGGCAGGCTCAGAGCAGCCGATCTTGGAGCAGTGGCGGTAAGCGATCACCCCATGAAGATTACCGGTTTCGGCGCCCGCAGGCGCCGCCGGGGGGCCTGCGGCCGTACCCTGGTGGGATGGACTCGCCGAACACCGGGGCGCGACGCCGCGCCCGCAACCGCCACGGACGGGGTGCCCGGGGCGCCCTTCTGCCCGCGAGCCTGCGGGCCGCTCGCCGCCCCCTCCAGGAGTTCTCGGAGATCGCGGGGCGGGCCCTCGGGGCGCTCCCCGCGCACGTCACCGAGCGGCTGGAGGGCGTGGACGTGCTCTCGCTCGACACGCCGACGACGGAGGCGCTCATGCCCGGGGACGACGCGCGGGCTCCCCTTCTGGGAACGGCCCAGTCTGCCGCCGCCCAGGCGAAGACGGCCCAGACGAGGGGCACCGGAGCGGGAGCGGACGGTGCTGGCGGGGACGGCGCCGGGGGAGGCGGCGCTGCGGCGGGCCTCGTGGGCCCGGCGCCAGCCCTGCGAGACCGGGTTCTCCTGTACCGGTGGCCCATCCTCCTGGAGGCGAAGAGGGAAAAGCGGCCGGTCGGGGACGTCGTCGCTGACGTCATCGCTCTCCAGCTCGCCGTCCTCTGGGGGTCCCGCCCGGAGGACGTGGACCCGC from Falsarthrobacter nasiphocae includes the following:
- a CDS encoding Ig-like domain-containing protein — translated: MALFRSPDSFPGRAAAGSRSGAPVPRRVVVAGVASASALFLASCAGKGDDASPRASTPAASPSTSGTAAALKATVTPADGSTEVNPVDGVTVTASQGRLTAVTVKNAAGKAVKGALAADGSSWKSAERLAFDEQYTVAYAGASESEGATSTFSTTTPPNQMDAFAYPPKGSTVGIAQPVQITFSEPVTNKKDVEKAITITSSSGQKGRFYWLSDKVVRYRPEAFWAPNSTITVDFKMFGVDVGGGMIGNFDATHAFQTHNDRHAVVSDKDLMLRVYIDGKHVRTFPTTLGNERWPSADGIFPIMEQARKTMFRAESIGLKPGDQDYYEPFEYEYTSRLTSTGVFVHKVLDSALPALGRDRISHGCVSLAEDGAKFIYENFTIGDYIEVRDTGNGTASMDKGFMDWNVPWKEYGV
- the ahcY gene encoding adenosylhomocysteinase translates to MLEPNDYKVADLSLAEAGRHQIRLAEHEMPGLMALREEYAEEQPLRGARIAGSLHMTVQTAVLIETLTALGAEVRWASCNIFSTQDEAAAAVVVGQGTPERPEGVPVFAWKNETLPEYWWATRQILTWPGADENPDAGPNMILDDGGDATLLVHKGVEFEAAGTVPADPEEGDEDYSYEYTVILAALRESLAENPQRFTRLAERIQGVTEETTTGVHRLYQLAEEGKLLFPAINVNDSVTKSKFDNKYGIRHSLPDGLNRATDVLIGGKVAFVAGYGDVGKGAAEALRGQGARVIVSEVDPICALQAVMDGYQVARLEDVVEDADIFITTTGNKDVIRAEHMLRMKNKAIVGNVGHFDNEIDMASLAKTEGVRKVEIKPQVHEWVLGEGTDNERSIIVLSEGRLLNLGNATGHPSFVMSNSFANQTIAQIELFTKHGRTTAGGSPEYANQVYVLPKILDEKVARLHLDALGVRLTELSKAQAAYIGVDAAGPYKPDHYRY
- a CDS encoding DUF3499 family protein codes for the protein MIAYRHCSKIGCSEPAVSTLTYSHADQTAVLGPLSLQAEPHTYDLCLTHSDRLTAPRGWEIVRLALPAPDVDPDGLSAVVDAVAEPEEEPLEAAPVRQRSWRTPLSRPQASAADDDTVRPFRR